Genomic window (Gymnogyps californianus isolate 813 chromosome 2, ASM1813914v2, whole genome shotgun sequence):
CCCGAGTCGAGAGAAgaacagggagatcactcaccaattaccgtcacgggcaaaacaggctGGACTCGGGgaacttaatttattgccaatcaaaagtcagagtgggataaggagaaataaaaacaaatcttaaaacaccttccccccacccctcccttcttctagGCTCAACTTCgctcccaaattctctacccCCTCCCgccgagcggcgcagggggatggggaatgggggttgcggtcagttcacCACACGtcgtctctgccgctccttcctcctcacgctctcAGCCTGCTCCAGTGAGGGGTCCCTCCTACAAGAGACAGACCTTCGCTAACTTCTCCAATGTGGCTCCTTCCCgcgggctgcagttcttcacaaactgttccagcatgggtcctttccacggcCTGCACTCCTTCAGGAACggactgctccagcgcgggtcccccgtggggtcacaggtcctgccagaaaacctgctccagcgcgacctctccacggggtcacagcctccttcgagcgcatccacctgctccggcgtggggtcctccacgggctgcaggtggataggtgctccactgtggacctccacaggctgcagggggacaacctgcttcaccatcgtcttcaccacgggctgcaggggaatctgctccGGCGACTGCAaaacctcctccccctccttcttcaccgacCTTGGTGTCCGcggagttctttctctcacacattCGCCCGCCTATCTTCTGGCTGCTCTTGcccagcagttttttccccttcttaactATGTTCTCACAGAGGCGTTACCACCCTAGCTGATTGGCTCGGGTTTGGCCAGCGGCGAGTTCGTCTCGGAGCAGGCTGGCACCGGCTCTGTCGCACATGGGGGAAGCTTCgggcatcttctcacagaagccaccccgGCAGCCCCCTTGCTACCAAAGCCTTGCgacgtaaacccaatacacccaGCGACAACCTTACAAGCAAGAAGGGCACCAAGACACCCACAGAGCACATCCCAACGGGAAAGGCCAGGCCTAAAGACAGGCTTAGCGAGCTGGCAGCAAGGCAGCGAGGGACCGAACGCGATGGAAGGGGCAGCCCTTCACGCCCAGCGCATCTCCAAAGCCCAGACCAGCCTTCCAGGGCTGCCAGGAAATGGGGCCCCTCTTCACAACGCACCCGCAAACCACACCACACGAGTGCCACGGGATGACCTCACTGACGACaccccacctctcctctgctttGGTCGCGTCTGCCGAATGCCCTGACACACACCTCCCATGCAAAGCCTCCCAAATACCTATCTCACTTAAAAGCTGCCGCCAGGGCCACAGGGCCACATCCTCAAGAGGAGGACATGAACAAGGAGCGTTGTGGGAAGGAAAACACACCCCACCTCATTACTCGCCAGGCTGTGGCATGCAAGAGCTGCTTGCTGCAAAATGCTGTCATGCGCAAAGGCTGTCCCACCCCTCAGGGATCAGCATAAAAGCCAGCCCAGAGCCTCTCTCCCTCACACGCTTCTCCTGACGCCTTCTCCTCCGCGGTCAACAAGGTGAGCCTgaacccccttcccctccttctcctccagcgcCTGGCCTCTCGCTTCCAGCACGCTCTGtccccagcctcagcagccctgACGCCTCCCCACCGCCAcgctccccacagccccacaccagccCTCCCCACTCCCTCGCCCTCCTCCATCACCGCCCCTCGCACCCCCACGCCCCTCCGCTTTCTCATCACCCTCTCTTCCAGGGCCCCTCCACACCACAGACATGGCCTGCTACGACCTCTGCCGCCCCTGCGGACCCACCCCGCTGGCTAACAGCTGCAAcgagccctgtgtcaggcagtgcgAGGACTCCCGCGTCGTCATCCAGCCTTCCACCGTGGTCGTCACCCTCCCAGGACCCATCctcacctccttcccccagaacACCGCCGTCGGATCCTCCGCATCGGCTGCCGTGGGCAACGTCCTCAGCTCCCAGGGAGTGCCCATCTCCTCCGGTGGCTTCGGCTACGGCTTTGGAGGCCTGGGCTGCTTCAGCGGCGCAAGAGCCTGCTACCCCTGCTAAGGGCCCTCGCCCCCACCCCTGACACAAACCACCCACAGCCTGGAAGCCACGGCATGGATTGAGGACGCACCTCCGGGCTCTTGCTGGCACGTGGACCTGCCGGCCACAGCTCCTCCTCTCAAGGCACCAAGCAAGGAAGCAGGGAAGGGGCCAGCCCGGGCTGCCTGCAAACACGGCCCACgtacctcctcctctcctcccacttcCTGCTTGGCATCGCCCCTTCGCCTATGTCCACTACTCTCCGCTGCAACCACCTTCTCACAAGCCAAAGACCATCGCGGGACCTCTGGCGGGCTGCTCCCACTGTGCGGCAGGAAGACCTCGGTGCTCTGGCAAAACCTACTGCAAGCAAAGGACCTCGGCTGATGGTCGCCCTACTTGCACCTCACACCGCCTCCCTTCCGCTTGCCGCTCCTGCCTTTTCACTCTTTTGCCTCTAGTAATAAAGttctcctgcatcccagcctCAGAcgcctcctcttcctttcttctcccaagCCTCTTCCAACTGCACCCGCCACAAAGCCAGGGCTCAACAGGCCATCGGGCTGGGTGGAAAAGGGCCACAAGACCTCTCCTAGGAAATAGGCCCCCcccaacaccaccaccaccacgtACCGGCACCTGGGGGGCTTTCAGAACGTGACACAAGCCCATCACTGGCTCAAGCAAAGGCTTCAACGTGACAACGCTCTCCTGCGCACGCCTCTGATGAAGTCACAGCCACACTTGGCTGACTCTCTTCCCCAGCATGACTCTCCGGCCCTCCCACCAAACCGATTCACAGAACCATTTAGGTCGGCAGGAACCTCTGGAGGGCATGCGCTTCAACCCTCCTGCCCAAGCAGGgccagctagagcaggttgtgCGGGACCACGGCCACTCGGGTTTGCAggatctccaaggatggagactccaccacctcttcCACTCTTTGACCACCTTCACACAGAATCGCACGCACCCTCCCACATGGGACCATACCAGTGctgaggaaagaggaaggatcacctccctcaacctgctagcAACACTTTTCTGAATGCCCCCCTGGAGACTGGTGGCCCCTTTTCCCGCAAGGGTTCAGTGCCACCTCATGGTCCATTTGTTCTCCACCAGCACCACAAGGTCCTTCTCTGCTAAGCTCCTTTCTGTGCAATTGGCCCCCAGCCAGTCCTTCTACCTGGGCTGACTCCTCCCCAGAAACAGGACTTTGCACCTCCCCTTGCTCAACCCCATGAGATTCCTCTGCGTCCAGTGCA
Coding sequences:
- the LOC127029936 gene encoding feather keratin 1-like — encoded protein: MACYDLCRPCGPTPLANSCNEPCVRQCEDSRVVIQPSTVVVTLPGPILTSFPQNTAVGSSASAAVGNVLSSQGVPISSGGFGYGFGGLGCFSGARACYPC